A region from the Carassius auratus strain Wakin unplaced genomic scaffold, ASM336829v1 scaf_tig00214259, whole genome shotgun sequence genome encodes:
- the idh2 gene encoding isocitrate dehydrogenase [NADP], mitochondrial produces the protein MAGYLKVLSSLTRSAATLSKSPAVLAPASCQSLQQRNYADKRIKVAKPVVEMDGDEMTRIIWEFIKEKLILTNVDVELKYFDLGLPYRDQTNDQVTIDSALATQKYNVAVKCATITPDEARVEEFKLKNMWKSPNGTIRNILGGTVFREPIICKNIPRLVPGWTQPITIGRHAHGDQYKATDFVVSQPGKFKMVFSPADGSKAKEWEVFDFPGGGCGMGMYNTDESITGFAHSCFQYAIQKKWPLYLSTKNTILKAYDGRFKDIFEDIYEKNYKSEFDKLKIWYEHRLIDDMVAQVLKSSGAFVWACKNYDGDVQSDILAQGFGSLGLMTSVLVCPDGKTIEAEAAHGTVTRHYREHQKGRPTSTNPIASIFAWTRGLEHRGKLDGNPDLIKFSQTLERVCVETVESGVMTKDLAGCIHGLANCKLNEHYVNTTDFLDAIKTNLDKALGK, from the exons atggCAGGTTACTTGAAGGTCCTCAGCTCTCTCACTAGGTCCGCGGCCACTCTATCCAAATCCCCCGCCGTTCTTGCTCCAGCTTCTTGCCAGAGTTTGCAACAGAGGAACT ATGCCGATAAACGTATCAAGGTGGCAAAACCGGTGGTGGAGATGGACGGAGATGAGATGACCAGGATCATCTGGGAGTTCATCAAAGAAAAG CTCATTCTGACCAATGTGGATGTGGAGCTGAAGTACTTTGACCTGGGTCTTCCTTACCGTGACCAGACTAATGACCAAGTCACAATCGACTCTGCTTTAGCTACCCAAAAATACAATGTTGCTGTGAAATGCGCCACCATTACACCTGACGAAGCTAGGGTCGAAG AGTTCAAGCTGAAGAATATGTGGAAGAGCCCTAATGGAACCATCAGGAACATTCTGGGCGGCACGGTCTTCCGTGAGCCAATCATATGCAAGAACATTCCCAGACTTGTTCCTGGCTGGACACAGCCCATCACCATTGGCAGGCATGCCCACGGTGACCAG TACAAAGCAACAGATTTTGTTGTGAGCCAACCAGGCAAATTCAAAATGGTCTTCTCTCCAGCCGATGGAAGCAAAGCCAAGGAGTGGGAGGTGTTCGATTTCCCTGGTGGTGGCTGTGGAATGGGAATGTACAATACTGACGAG TCCATCACTGGCTTCGCTCACAGCTGCTTCCAGTATGCCATTCAGAAGAAATGGCCTCTCTACTTGAGCACCAAGAACACCATCCTGAAGGCTTACGATGGCAGATTCAAGGACATTTTCGAGGATATCTATGAGAA AAACTACAAGTCAGAGTTTGACAAGCTGAAGATCTGGTATGAGCACAGGCTCATCGATGACATGGTGGCTCAGGTGCTCAAGTCATCAGGTGCCTTTGTGTGGGCCTGCAAGAACTACGATGGAGATGTACAGTCTGACATCCTTGCTCAGG GCTTCGGTTCTCTGGGGTTGATGACCTCTGTGCTGGTGTGTCCTGATGGAAAGACCATTGAGGCCGAAGCCGCTCACGGCACAGTAACCAGGCATTATCGTGAGCACCAGAAG GGAAGGCCAACTAGCACTAACCCCATTGCCAGTATCTTTGCTTGGACCAGGGGACTGGAACACCGTGGCAAACTTGATGGAAACCCAGACCTGATCAA GTTCTCTCAGACTCTAGAACGGGTGTGCGTGGAGACTGTGGAGAGTGGCGTGATGACCAAGGATCTGGCTGGCTGCATTCATGGTCTCGCCAA CTGTAAGCTGAACGAGCATTACGTCAACACCACCGACTTCCTGGATGCCATCAAGACAAACCTGGACAAGGCTCTGGGCAAATGA
- the znf710a gene encoding zinc finger protein 710a isoform X1: MRSLKHLKHHTRSNVEEQEVPLVRCYSKVMEHAVDVGTQTEPVVVLSLAQAAVLGLISQNEIFGATIAPNGFYMGEGREGPAPPAESMEYEYADQLIGANGDYLSEPHGENRRPEKIYGAERRRPGPRGRTKRPLSEGTPEESTERSPDTPNQVKGERPDFFNPCYLSNPQQPDNEPEVLDLAPRRVPMKEEQCNKGYPEPSREPAIQQVDSDTQTQAHQSPVGRGKVLVESSEGGRGKEEAQEEEEEVEESALNLKTTEEDVSPAIRRYYESSVTAYEAAEMGLPGDYEEGSQTMMWTEGENSLGRRMQIDRLDINVQIDESYCVDVGEGLKRWKCRMCEKSYTSKYNLVTHILGHNGIKPHECLHCGKLFKQPSHLQTHLLTHQGTRPHKCTVCKKAFTQTSHLKRHMLQHSDVKPYSCRFCGRGFAYPSELRTHETKHESGHCHVCTQCGMEFPTHAHLKRHQVSHQGPTTFQCTECHKSFAYRSQLQNHLMKHQNVRPYVCSECGMEFVQIHHLKQHMLTHKVLTQQAIEHKGMKEYKCDVCSREFTLSANLKRHMLIHTSVRPFQCHVCFKTFVQKQTLKTHMIVHLPVKPFKCKVCGKSFNRMYNLLGHMHLHAGSKPFKCPYCTSKFNLKGNLSRHMKVKHGILDTSTEGQDVLPDAEGQEEYEEESFDYSERENLASNNAQDLAKLAKMSYYNYSKVSARYNTT; the protein is encoded by the exons ATGAGGTCCCTGAAACACCTCAAACATCACACCAGGAGTAATGTG GAAGAGCAGGAAGTTCCTCTGGTTCGCTGCTATTCTAAAGTGATGGAGCATGCCGTGGACGTCGGCACTCAGACTGAACCGGTGGTGGTCCTGTCCCTGGCCCAGGCTGCTGTGCTTGGACTCATATCACAGAACGAAATCTTCGGAGCGACAATTGCCCCAAACGGTTTCTACATGGGAGAGGGACGTGAAGGCCCCGCTCCTCCTGCAGAGTCCATGGAGTATGAATATGCAGATCAGCTAATTGGAGCTAATGGAGACTATCTATCTGAGCCTCACGGGGAGAACAGGAGGCCAGAGAAGATCTACGGGGCAGAACGCAGGCGTCCAGGACCCCGTGGGAGGACCAAGAGGCCCTTGAGTGAAGGAACACCAGAGGAATCCACGGAGAGGTCTCCGGACACACCGAATCAGGTGAAAGGAGAGAGGCCTGACTTCTTCAACCCATGTTATCTCTCGAATCCCCAGCAACCTGACAATGAGCCAGAAGTGTTGGACCTAGCACCTCGGAGAGTGCCAATGAAAGAAGAGCAGTGTAACAAAGGCTACCCTGAGCCCTCAAGGGAACCAGCCATCCAGCAGGTTGACTCTGACACTCAGACACAAGCCCACCAAAGCCCTGTGGGCCGTGGAAAAGTGTTGGTGGAGTCCTCTGAGGGAGGACGGGGAAAGGAGGAGGCacaagaagaggaggaggaagtggAGGAGAGCGCACTGAACCTGAAAACAACAGAGGAGGATGTGAGCCCAGCAATAAGGCGCTATTATGAATCCAGTGTTACCGCATATGAGGCTGCTGAGATGGGCCTTCCAGGAGACTATGAGGAGGGCAGCCAGACCATGATGTGGACGGAGGGTGAGAACTCCTTGGGTAGACGGATGCAGATTGACCGGCTAGATATTAACGTGCAAATTGACGAATCCTACTGTGTGGATGTGGGAGAAGGCCTGAAACGCTGGAAGTGTCGCATGTGCGAGAAATCCTACACTTCGAAGTACAACTTGGTTACGCACATCCTTGGTCACAATGGCATCAAACCACATGAGTGTCTGCATTGTGGAAAGCTCTTCAAGCAGCCCAGCCATCTTCAGACGCATCTGCTAACGCACCAGGGGACGCGGCCACACAAGTGCACAGTCTGCAAGAAAGCCTTTACCCAGACTAGTCACCTTAAACGGCACATGTTGCAGCATAGCGACGTCAAGCCTTACAGCTGCCGCTTCTGCGGTCGAGGATTTGCCTACCCTAGTGAGCTACGTACTCATGAGACCAAGCACGAGAGCGGCCACTGTCATGTTTGCACGCAGTGCGGCATGGAGTTCCCCACTCACGCCCACCTCAAGCGGCACCAGGTCAGCCACCAGGGCCCGACAACCTTTCAGTGCACTGAATGTCATAAATCCTTCGCCTACCGTAGCCAGCTCCAGAACCATCTGATGAAGCACCAGAACGTGCGGCCCTATGTCTGCTCCGAGTGCGGCATGGAGTTCGTGCAGATCCACCACCTGAAGCAGCACATGCTTACACACAAGGTACTGACACAGCAGGCCATCGAACACAAG GGTATGAAGGAATACAAATGCGATGTGTGTTCTCGCGAGTTCACGCTCTCTGCCAACCTGAAGCGACATATGCTGATTCACACTAGTGTGCGCCCTTTCCAGTGCCACGTCTGCTTCAAGACCTTTGTTCAGAAGCAGACGCTTAAAACACACATGATTGTCCACTTGCCTGTGAAACCTTTTAAGTGCAAG GTGTGCGGGAAGTCCTTCAACAGAATGTACAACCTGCTGGGTCACATGCACCTTCATGCCGGTAGCAAACCCTTCAAGTGTCCTTACTGCACCAGCAAGTTCAATTTGAAGGGCAACTTGAGTCGACACATGAAGGTAAAACATGGAATCCTGGACACCTCAACTGAAGGACAAG ATGTCCTGCCTGATGCGGAGGGTCAGGAAGAATACGAGGAAGAGAGCTTTGATTACAGTGAGAGGGAGAATCTAGCCAGCAACAACGCACAAGATTTGGCGAAACTCGCCAAAATGAGCTACTACAACTACTCTAAGGTTTCTGCTCGCTACAACACCACTTAA
- the znf710a gene encoding zinc finger protein 710a isoform X2: MRSLKHLKHHTRSNVEEQEVPLVRCYSKVMEHAVDVGTQTEPVVVLSLAQAAVLGLISQNEIFGATIAPNGFYMGEGREGPAPPAESMEYEYADQLIGANGDYLSEPHGENRRPEKIYGAERRRPGPRGRTKRPLSEGTPEESTERSPDTPNQVKGERPDFFNPCYLSNPQQPDNEPEVLDLAPRRVPMKEEQCNKGYPEPSREPAIQQVDSDTQTQAHQSPVGRGKVLVESSEGGRGKEEAQEEEEEVEESALNLKTTEEDVSPAIRRYYESSVTAYEAAEMGLPGDYEEGSQTMMWTEGENSLGRRMQIDRLDINVQIDESYCVDVGEGLKRWKCRMCEKSYTSKYNLVTHILGHNGIKPHECLHCGKLFKQPSHLQTHLLTHQGTRPHKCTVCKKAFTQTSHLKRHMLQHSDVKPYSCRFCGRGFAYPSELRTHETKHESGHCHVCTQCGMEFPTHAHLKRHQVSHQGPTTFQCTECHKSFAYRSQLQNHLMKHQNVRPYVCSECGMEFVQIHHLKQHMLTHKGMKEYKCDVCSREFTLSANLKRHMLIHTSVRPFQCHVCFKTFVQKQTLKTHMIVHLPVKPFKCKVCGKSFNRMYNLLGHMHLHAGSKPFKCPYCTSKFNLKGNLSRHMKVKHGILDTSTEGQDVLPDAEGQEEYEEESFDYSERENLASNNAQDLAKLAKMSYYNYSKVSARYNTT, encoded by the exons ATGAGGTCCCTGAAACACCTCAAACATCACACCAGGAGTAATGTG GAAGAGCAGGAAGTTCCTCTGGTTCGCTGCTATTCTAAAGTGATGGAGCATGCCGTGGACGTCGGCACTCAGACTGAACCGGTGGTGGTCCTGTCCCTGGCCCAGGCTGCTGTGCTTGGACTCATATCACAGAACGAAATCTTCGGAGCGACAATTGCCCCAAACGGTTTCTACATGGGAGAGGGACGTGAAGGCCCCGCTCCTCCTGCAGAGTCCATGGAGTATGAATATGCAGATCAGCTAATTGGAGCTAATGGAGACTATCTATCTGAGCCTCACGGGGAGAACAGGAGGCCAGAGAAGATCTACGGGGCAGAACGCAGGCGTCCAGGACCCCGTGGGAGGACCAAGAGGCCCTTGAGTGAAGGAACACCAGAGGAATCCACGGAGAGGTCTCCGGACACACCGAATCAGGTGAAAGGAGAGAGGCCTGACTTCTTCAACCCATGTTATCTCTCGAATCCCCAGCAACCTGACAATGAGCCAGAAGTGTTGGACCTAGCACCTCGGAGAGTGCCAATGAAAGAAGAGCAGTGTAACAAAGGCTACCCTGAGCCCTCAAGGGAACCAGCCATCCAGCAGGTTGACTCTGACACTCAGACACAAGCCCACCAAAGCCCTGTGGGCCGTGGAAAAGTGTTGGTGGAGTCCTCTGAGGGAGGACGGGGAAAGGAGGAGGCacaagaagaggaggaggaagtggAGGAGAGCGCACTGAACCTGAAAACAACAGAGGAGGATGTGAGCCCAGCAATAAGGCGCTATTATGAATCCAGTGTTACCGCATATGAGGCTGCTGAGATGGGCCTTCCAGGAGACTATGAGGAGGGCAGCCAGACCATGATGTGGACGGAGGGTGAGAACTCCTTGGGTAGACGGATGCAGATTGACCGGCTAGATATTAACGTGCAAATTGACGAATCCTACTGTGTGGATGTGGGAGAAGGCCTGAAACGCTGGAAGTGTCGCATGTGCGAGAAATCCTACACTTCGAAGTACAACTTGGTTACGCACATCCTTGGTCACAATGGCATCAAACCACATGAGTGTCTGCATTGTGGAAAGCTCTTCAAGCAGCCCAGCCATCTTCAGACGCATCTGCTAACGCACCAGGGGACGCGGCCACACAAGTGCACAGTCTGCAAGAAAGCCTTTACCCAGACTAGTCACCTTAAACGGCACATGTTGCAGCATAGCGACGTCAAGCCTTACAGCTGCCGCTTCTGCGGTCGAGGATTTGCCTACCCTAGTGAGCTACGTACTCATGAGACCAAGCACGAGAGCGGCCACTGTCATGTTTGCACGCAGTGCGGCATGGAGTTCCCCACTCACGCCCACCTCAAGCGGCACCAGGTCAGCCACCAGGGCCCGACAACCTTTCAGTGCACTGAATGTCATAAATCCTTCGCCTACCGTAGCCAGCTCCAGAACCATCTGATGAAGCACCAGAACGTGCGGCCCTATGTCTGCTCCGAGTGCGGCATGGAGTTCGTGCAGATCCACCACCTGAAGCAGCACATGCTTACACACAAG GGTATGAAGGAATACAAATGCGATGTGTGTTCTCGCGAGTTCACGCTCTCTGCCAACCTGAAGCGACATATGCTGATTCACACTAGTGTGCGCCCTTTCCAGTGCCACGTCTGCTTCAAGACCTTTGTTCAGAAGCAGACGCTTAAAACACACATGATTGTCCACTTGCCTGTGAAACCTTTTAAGTGCAAG GTGTGCGGGAAGTCCTTCAACAGAATGTACAACCTGCTGGGTCACATGCACCTTCATGCCGGTAGCAAACCCTTCAAGTGTCCTTACTGCACCAGCAAGTTCAATTTGAAGGGCAACTTGAGTCGACACATGAAGGTAAAACATGGAATCCTGGACACCTCAACTGAAGGACAAG ATGTCCTGCCTGATGCGGAGGGTCAGGAAGAATACGAGGAAGAGAGCTTTGATTACAGTGAGAGGGAGAATCTAGCCAGCAACAACGCACAAGATTTGGCGAAACTCGCCAAAATGAGCTACTACAACTACTCTAAGGTTTCTGCTCGCTACAACACCACTTAA
- the ankrd34c gene encoding ankyrin repeat domain-containing protein 34C, whose protein sequence is MADVMELRTDGNSLLKAVWLRRMRLTRLLLEGGAYINESNDRGETPLMVACMSKHSDQQSVSKAKLVKYLLDNKADPNIQDKAGRTALMHACSHRAGHEVVSLLLTNGADPSLDDRHGSSALVYAVNADDKETLKVLLDACKAKGKEVIIITTDKSPSGTKTTKQYLNVPPSPELDERTSPAPCASPSEIDLHTSPSPSKEEEKDTVFNFQTKFKSASITAAKLPNGLTSPSKKPVNPKRARLPQLKRLQSEPWGLIAPSVLAAANEESKRANSDEDVVTGVNGLSLSKRGTLSRHNSMDGKDILFPMVGDQTTKILPTSSLPTSSKASYERSLAQHQPLARRSTLPTEQEGPGGNLGPVSLRDTVHRRRLGNEHYDSDSQLYSDSSMLDSPKAPLERRKLNTSPLAMLTGSRESLDSNPSTSSPSTARCRAPGLLERRGSGTLLLDYISHTRPGHLPPLNINPNPPIPDIGASSKPSSPLAAGIRLIAPIAPNSPKRGNLRTKKKLVRRHSMQVEQMKQLSNFEELTHQS, encoded by the coding sequence ATGGCTGACGTGATGGAGCTCAGGACAGATGGGAACTCTCTGCTGAAAGCAGTGTGGCTTCGGCGTATGCGCCTTACAAGGCTTCTCCTGGAAGGTGGAGCATACATCAATGAAAGCAACGATCGTGGAGAGACGCCACTCATGGTGGCCTGCATGTCCAAACACTCTGACCAGCAGAGTGTCAGCAAGGCTAAGCTCGTCAAGTACCTTCTGGACAACAAAGCTGACCCTAATATCCAAGACAAAGCTGGAAGGACAGCCCTTATGCATGCATGCAGCCACAGGGCAGGACATGAAGTGGTCTCACTTCTCTTGACCAACGGGGCTGATCCAAGTCTGGATGACCGTCATGGATCTTCTGCTTTAGTCTATGCTGTCAATGCAGATGATAAAGAAACCCTAAAAGTTCTCCTTGATGCCTGTAAAGCCAAAGGCAAGGAGGTCATCATCATTACCACTGACAAATCGCCATCTGGTACCAAAACAACCAAGCAGTACCTGAATGTCCCCCCTTCTCCAGAGTTAGACGAGAGGACCTCTCCAGCACCATGTGCCTCACCATCAGAGATAGACCTTCACACATCCCCATCTCCCAGCAAAGAAGAGGAGAAAGACACCGTATTCAATTTTCAAACAAAATTTAAGTCAGCCTCAATCACAGCAGCCAAACTTCCCAATGGACTTACTTCCCCTAGTAAGAAGCCAGTGAACCCCAAGAGGGCTCGTCTACCCCAGTTGAAGCGTCTACAGTCGGAACCTTGGGGTCTGATTGCCCCCTCCGTCTTGGCGGCAGCAAATGAAGAAAGCAAGAGGGCTAACTCGGATGAAGATGTTGTCACAGGTGTCAACGGACTGAGCCTGTCCAAAAGAGGCACTTTGTCCCGACATAACAGCATGGATGGAAAAGATATCTTGTTTCCGATGGTGGGAGATCAGACcacaaaaatcttaccaacttcATCCCTTCCGACATCTTCCAAAGCCTCCTATGAGAGATCGCTGGCACAGCACCAGCCCCTAGCACGACGTAGCACTCTCCCAACAGAGCAGGAGGGCCCTGGAGGAAACCTGGGGCCAGTTAGCCTCAGAGACACAGTGCACCGGAGGAGACTGGGGAATGAACACTATGACTCAGACTCCCAGCTGTACTCAGATTCCAGCATGCTAGACTCTCCTAAGGCACCTCTGGAGAGGAGGAAGCTCAATACATCCCCTCTTGCTATGCTAACAGGCTCACGAGAGTCCTTGGACAGCAATCCCAGTACCTCTTCACCTAGCACAGCCAGATGCAGAGCACCTGGTCTACTAGAGCGGCGAGGCTCTGGAACGCTATTGCTGGACTATATATCCCACACCCGCCCAGGTCACCTTCCCCCATTAAACATCAACCCTAACCCTCCGATTCCAGATATAGGGGCAAGCAGCAAACCCTCATCCCCACTTGCAGCAGGTATCAGACTAATAGCTCCCATAGCACCCAACTCACCAAAGAGAGGCAACCTCAGGACGAAGAAGAAGCTTGTGAGAAGGCACTCTATGCAAGTGGAACAGATGAAGCAGCTTTCAAACTTTGAAGAGCTCACTCATCAGTCATGA